One Pochonia chlamydosporia 170 chromosome 5, whole genome shotgun sequence DNA segment encodes these proteins:
- a CDS encoding heterokaryon incompatibility (similar to Metarhizium robertsii ARSEF 23 XP_007824988.1) — translation MFSSSRIKPTPAPPPIPEPYLSRQLDTTADGIRLVTIDPDLNPEGLLTCRLQTTTFAQRPRYETLSYRWGDESTKETIIVDGVRFRVTANLFEALHYFRAHARQDAIWIDAICINQTDIPERSSQLRIMPHIYARATSTLVWLGGRYINLPINLGPNSKSDPEPNADIKDKIISDGYWDRVWILQEIGKARKIHLCFGQEPAEWDRFISWIRKHDDVADEAGPLKLDRLRKDKYDGSCSLRQLLTNHATALSKDPRDKIYGLVGLSTDGRGFPMDYNKTLLEVWTDTIHFMSRHDLLPDDCAERVQFCSLVRDLLGGEELGSVSGVVQLHHAPGDESFYDSHNKQATDEVALSALSFFAEVYGVIVSLGPSASELLSSLELTDAWEEELQRMYRGNLDSAHMENDNLMRRIFDAPDGKLVNRTNFQNHKVVFHGPEIYGPYWSFMHKERHLPPGLEGSWNHRTSTPDEPRLAMLKISSTPWDQTPYKLAFVAPDALQGDFVCRIDGFPMKRVVVRPAEEEHSNNVRMHVCGTAITVRDVLADEYFDDGNVQMSYKLDLLMDARTLYALIFGNDDKVEEERLEEVLGRVQMGS, via the coding sequence ATGTTCTCATCATCACGCATAAAACCAACCCCAGCCCCTCCGCCCATCCCCGAACCATACCTCAGTCGCCAACTCGACACCACCGCCGACGGCATCCGTCTCGTCACCATTGACCCAGACTTAAACCCAGAAGGCCTCCTGACATGCCGTTTGCAAACCACAACCTTTGCCCAGCGGCCGCGGTACGAAACCCTCTCATACCGCTGGGGCGACGAGTCAACCAAGGAGaccatcatcgtcgacgGAGTGCGCTTTCGCGTAACAGCCAACCTCTTCGAAGCGCTGCACTACTTCCGAGCACATGCCCGCCAAGACGCCATCTGGATAGACGCCATATGTATCAACCAAACGGACATTCCCGAGCGTAGTAGCCAGTTGCGCATCATGCCGCACATCTACGCGCGTGCGACCTCCACGCTGGTATGGCTCGGCGGCAGATACATCAACCTACCCATCAATCTAGGCCCCAACTCCAAGTCAGACCCGGAACCAAACGCAGATATCAAAGACAAAATCATCTCTGACGGGTACTGGGACAGAGTGTGGATCTTGCAGGAAATCGGGAAAGCGCGCAAGATTCACCTCTGCTTTGGACAAGAGCCCGCCGAATGGGACAGGTTCATCTCATGGATCCGCAAGCACGACGACGTGGCAGACGAGGCTGGACCCCTAAAGCTAGATAGACTACGCAAGGACAAATACGACGGAAGTTGTTCGCTGAGACAACTTCTCACCAACCACGCCACAGCCCTGTCCAAGGACCCCAGGGACAAAATCTACGGCCTGGTCGGTCTGTCCACAGACGGACGAGGCTTCCCCATGGACTACAACAAGACGCTGCTTGAAGTATGGACCGACACCATCCACTTCATGAGTCGACACGACCTTCTCCCCGATGATTGCGCCGAACGCGTCCAATTCTGCAGTCTTGTGCGCGACCTCCTCGGCGGTGAAGAGCTAGGATCTGTATCCGGAGTTGTGCAACTACACCACGCGCCCGGCGACGAATCCTTCTACGACTCCCACAACAAACAAGCAACCGACGAAGTCGCCCTCTCAGCactctccttcttcgccgAGGTCTACGGTGTGATTGTATCCCTCGGCCCATCAGCAAGCGAGCTCCTCTCCTCGCTAGAACTCACCGACGCGTGGGAAGAAGAGCTCCAGCGCATGTACCGGGGCAACCTCGACAGCGCACACATGGAAAACGACAATCTCATGCGTCGCATCTTTGACGCCCCCGACGGAAAACTAGTCAACCGCACAAACTTCCAAAACCACAAAGTCGTCTTCCACGGGCCCGAAATCTACGGCCCCTACTGGTCGTTCATGCACAAGGAGCGCCACCTCCCTCCCGGGCTAGAAGGATCATGGAACCACCGCACATCTACGCCCGATGAACCGCGGCTGGCGATGCTCAAGATCTCGTCTACGCCGTGGGACCAGACGCCGTACAAATTGGCGTTTGTGGCGCCGGACGCCCTGCAGGGGGACTTTGTGTGCAGGATCGACGGGTTTCCCATGAAGcgggtggtggtgcggccggcggaggaggagcacTCGAATAATGTGAGGATGCATGTGTGTGGGACGGCGATTACGGTGAGGGATGTGTTGGCGGATGAGTACTTTGACGATGGGAACGTGCAGATGTCGTATAAGTTGGACTTGTTGATGGATGCGAGGACATTGTATGCGTTGATATTTGGGAATGACGAcaaggtggaggaggagaggttggaggaggtgTTGGGGAGGGTGCAGATGGGGAGTTGA
- a CDS encoding beta-hexosaminidase (similar to Aspergillus niger CBS 513.88 XP_001388630.1), protein MKVWHLVSGLLASQALVGLTTSQLIGIPTVPYQQSDQTLSLKTITSIIVDSRHANARDANGSTLIPPTLHDFATTFAQDLHDTLGITAKVTIQDTPAPQSIFLTLGNPSHYLDAASRPTSEGYTLSTSSHGITVTGASPLGAWWATRTILQQGILKNGLVPLGSGVDSPGWATRGMMLDCARHFYPKDFLVEMCGYMSFFKQNTFHVHLSDNVIVPITPSNFKDVYARFRLWSDSPSVKGLNNYQNESYTRADFEEIQRKCAARGVTILPEIEAPGHALPIVQWRPQVGYKGALDQLNISHPDTIPTMKTIWGEFLPWFYNKRVSIGADEYQGPEADYKVFVNEMARFIASKGKETQIWGTFPPKNASVEIFRNVTIQHWAYAFGNPKRDYIGNGYSVINSDEMYYVVLKVGGYSRSVDISKTFSGNPGGGKWEPNIFSLKKKQDNVDRGEKLLRGGITPLWNDNGANTSVYSEAYYAWKKGIPALADKQWGGNLTMGEFDGVLAKFGGRIPGENLERRVASKGEVVMNYTDFRGPEVVDSSGNGYNGKTDCKASGGVLHMTRDCGLSTGLESKGRNYTLEMAIKVDSLSGDTVLVSGRDSVLMLTPNITLFAGGNYFRLNRTVGLGKWLDLKVVARGARTYASVDGEEDEFLAGVSNYGKGIVWAEIGIEAPIERVGGWEGGLKAWSLRE, encoded by the exons ATGAAAGTCTGGCACCTTGTATCTGGTCTACTTGCCTCGCAAGCCCTCGTTG GGCTCACCACATCCCAACTCATCGGCATCCCAACCGTTCCATACCAACAATCCGACCAAACGCTCTCCTTAAAAACCATAACCtccatcatcgtcgacaGCCGTCACGCCAACGCCCGCGATGCCAATGGCTCAACCCTCATCCCCCCCACGCTCCACGACTTCGCAACCACCTTTGCCCAAGACCTCCACGACACGCTCggcatcaccgccaaagTAACCATCCAGGACACCCCAGCACCGCAGAGCATCTTCCTCACCCTCGGCAACCCATCCCACTACCTCGACGCAGCATCGCGTCCCACATCTGAGGGCTACACGCTGTCGACCTCCTCGCACGGCATTACTGTGACGGGTGCTTCTCCCCTCGGCGCCTGGTGGGCAACCCGCACGATCCTCCAGCAGGGAATCCTGAAAaatggcctcgtgccccttGGAAGTGGTGTTGATAGCCCCGGCTGGGCTACCCGCGGGATGATGCTCGACTGCGCACGACACTTTTATCCCAAGGACTTTCTGGTTGAAATGTGCGGGTACATGTCCTTTTTTAAGCAGAATACTTTTCATGTCCATCTGAGCGATAATGTCATTGTGCCGATCACGCCGTCGAACTTTAAGGATGTGTATGCCCGTTTTCGCCTGTGGTCGGATAGTCCGTCCGTCAAGGGATTAAACAACTACCAGAACGAGTCGTACACGCGCGCTGATTTCGAAGAAATACAGCGCAAGTGTGCAGCGAGAGGCGTCACGATCTTGCCTGAGATTGAGGCCCCAGGACATGCGTTACCCATCGTGCAGTGGCGGCCGCAAGTTGGATATAAAGGCGCGCTAGATCAGTTGAACATCTCGCATCCGGATACCATTCCCACCATGAAGACGATATGGGGTGAATTCCTGCCCTGGTTTTATAACAAGCGTGTTTCGATCGGTGCAGATGAGTACCAGGGCCCAGAGGCTGATTACAAGGTCtttgtgaatgagatggcTAGGTTTATCGCctccaagggcaaggagaCTCAGATATGGGGAACGTTCCCTCCAAAGAACGCCAGTGTCGAGATATTTCGAAACGTTACGATCCAGCACTGGGCGTATGCGTTTGGGAACCCGAAACGGGATTACATCGGCAATGGGTACAGTGTCATCAACTCAGACGAGATGTACTACGTTGTTCTAAAAGTGGGTGGGTATTCTCGCAGCGTCGACATTTCCAAGACATTTTCGGGGAATCCGGGCGGAGGGAAATGGGAGCCCAATATATTTAGTTTGAAAAAGAAGCAGGATAACGTGGATAGGGGGGAGAAGCTGCTCCGCGGGGGGATTACGCCGTTGTGGAATGATAATGGTGCGAATACGAGCGTCTACTCGGAGGCGTATTATGCTTGGAAGAAGGGGATTCCGGCACTGGCGGATAAGCAGTGGGGTGGGAATCTCACCATGGGTGagtttgatggtgttttggccaagtttggcgggAGGATTCCGGGGGAGAATCTGGAGAGGAGGGTTGCGTCGAAGGGTGAAGTGGTGATGAATTATACGGATTTTAGGGGTCCAGAGGTGGTGGATTCGTCGGGGAATGGGTATAATGGTAAGACGGATTGCAAAGCGAGCGGTGGAGTGCTACATATGACGAGGGATTGTGGCCTGAGTACGGGTTTGGAGTCCAAGGGGCGGAATTATACGCTCGAGATGGCGATTAAGGTGGATAGTCTGTCGGGGGATACGGTGTTGGTATCTGGGCGGGACtcggtgctgatgctgacgCCGAATATTACGCTGTTTGCGGGTGGTAATTATTTCAGGTTGAATAGGACGGTTGGCTTGGGAAAGTGGCTTGATTTGAAGGTTGTTGCGAGGGGTGCGAGGACGTATGCTTCtgtggatggggaggaggatgagttTCTGGCGGGGGTTTCGAATTATGGAAAGGGGATTGTGTGGGCGGAGATTGGGATCGAGGCGCCGATTGAGAGGGTTGGTGGGTGGGAGGGGGGATTGAAGGCGTGGTCGTTGAGGGAGTGA
- a CDS encoding alpha and gamma adaptin binding protein p34 (similar to Metarhizium robertsii ARSEF 23 XP_007825935.1), whose product MEVSNPRRILAVNLTGSSPSSSPSLAGSTHNLPLKTQYYTATVPIWLDLIASPSEWSASFLSDEAGEVLAVLGGLILIFALPESSDVEKARDLISHVGQVVNEGLGGWEWDGVRLAVGVGESDADEWDELCAEAGLEFVQLGGRQVTLNEFEKTGIPRVKEALESNDWAQEPSDADDFNPVSDDETEHLDPENLDFGYDRADFEGLKKAIWEARPKDHAEPAEGPASKENAGHEGGGDELDDDEVVKVERMMRKLQAVREAGEGLPEAQRKRMAARAVEEVMKQL is encoded by the exons atggaAGTCTCTAATCCCCGACGGATACTGGCCGTCA ACCTCACCGGctcatcaccctcatcctctccatcccTCGCCGGCTCAACGCACAATCTCCCCCTCAAAACGCAATACTACACCGCCACCGTCCCCATATGGCTGGACCTCATCGCCTCGCCGTCCGAGTGGTCCGCATCCTTTCTATCCGATGAAGCAGGCGAAGTGCTCGCTGTGCTAGGCGGCTTGATTCTCATCTTTGCACTTCCAGAATCGTCAGACGTCGAGAAGGCTCGCGACCTCATCAGCCACGTAGGTCAAGTTGTTAACGAAGGTTTGGGGGGCTGGGAATGGGACGGCGTCCGACTTGCCGTTGGTGTGGGGGAAAGCGATGCAGATGAGTGGGATGAGTTGTGTGCGGAGGCGGGTTTGGAGTTCGTCCAGTTGGGTGGGAGGCAGGTCACTTTGAACGAATTTG AGAAAACGGGCATTCCTCGCGTCAAGGAGGCCCTCGAATCAAATGACTGGGCACAGGAACCGTCTGACGCAGACGACTTCAATCCCGTGTCTGACGACGAAACGGAGCATCTGGATCCTGAAAATCTAGACTTTGGCTACGACCGCGCGGATTTTGAGGGTCTTAAGAAGGCGATATGGGAGGCTAGGCCAAAGGACCATGCTGAGCCTGCTGAAGGCCCTGCATCCAAAGAGAATGCCGGGCATGAGGGAGGTGGAGATGaactggatgatgatgaggttgtcaAGGTGGAGAGGATGATGCGCAAGTTGCAGGCTGTGAGGGAGGCTGGTGAGGGATTACCTGAGgcgcagaggaagaggatggctgCGAgggcggtggaggaggtgatgAAGCAGCTTTGA
- a CDS encoding phospholipid-translocating P-type ATPase, flippase (similar to Coccidioides immitis RS XP_001239453.1), which produces MAPARPPSRHGGLSSRDEVNDNNDNSHVAPMTTHDQTPNLPRRAPPRRANTDPVHQPGVVRSVSFSEDSNRRSHVDSTRRLGHDQHVLLTIPSRDPDAEMGSASDNADKHTDKTTSAETTRPVRDKATETLRDSIRRFRPGKKRKDNTNKRLRKPSWKDAFKAFLVAVYQKIIIECLLRRKPIPPSVDGRHIPINSTDALIDERSQRPYISNFIRSSRYTAYDFVPKQLLFQFSKLGNFYFLVMGILQMIPGLSTVGRWTTIVPLGIFVAFSMLKEGYDDYRRYQLDKSENRSMAWVLNHGRRQGSTEKKQEKKHHKAADTKGHASSGDADLESGVNANDDDGNWLHVQWQHVKVGDVVRLSRNDGVPADMVLLHATGPNGVAYIETMALDGETNLKSKQACPLLAERCNTLDGIKSAQATIVSEDPNIDLYSYDGRVAVGEETLPLSLNNVVYRGSVLRNTTEAIGIVVNSGEECKIRMNANKNVTAKKPAMHNIINKMVLLQIIIVIMLAVGFTVGYSLWKKDTQDHSFYLVSSGQWSANVPFKEIFFGYLIMFNTLIPLSLYISMEIIKIGQLILLQDVDMYDPVTDTPMVANTTTILENLGQVSYVFSDKTGTLTENIMRFRKMSVAGVAFLHDMDVQRDEDVKQKKIEAATWSRRNKGKQSQQVVPLSPHKAKFFDHHDEDDILEEDEEDDRPAPPKRTASVASASHWKSTVRPNEEPEIKTEELLDYIRRKPNTVFSRKAKHFLLCIALCHTCLPEKQDGDDISFQAASPDELALVEAARDMGWLMIDRPAQTIKLQSRDEKGTLQVESYQVLDVIEFSSKRKRMSIIIRMPDGRICVFCKGADNVITSRLKLSHLAEQKAKDIGRRASMRKTFEQDKARTRMSMASGRGTPRTSLALKRGESIDRLESLRRSIGRLSTDMNRLSHSEGVSSWLARRETEELGTPRASMEVSRNGRPSLGKAPSFVENADHRIDESIAANEAAVFEHCFQHVDDFASEGLRTLLYAYRYIEEDSYASWKELYREAETSLVNRQELIEEAGEIIEQKFELAGATAIEDKLQDGVPETIDKLRRANIKVWMLTGDKRETAINIGHSARVCKPFSEVYILDGTLGNLQDTMTATLNDVCRGMVPHSVVVVDGQTLATIDASDDLAVLFYDLVLRVDSVICCRASPSQKANLVTSIRRFIPSSMTLAIGDGANDIGMIQSSHVGIGISGREGLQASRISDYSIAQFRFLQQLLFVHGRWNYLRTGKYVLATFWKEILFFLVQAHFQRFNGYSGTSLFESWSLTVFNSLFTSLPVILLGIFEKDLSAETLLAVPELYTFGQQNRGFSFKQYFGWVFMGTVGSFVIYYFTFGEYWSALFSVDTSLYAMGAVCFTVGVIFINVKLLILELHCKTVITFGGFIISIAGWFLWCLILSAMYPKKVGKDMVRRGFLDNFSRQLSWWTTLLVALATLVVMDLVVQGVRRVYWPTDQDLMQRIEKDSSARRALREHAALREQGAGDDVEMQDLMVQRGMGEEGKKSGL; this is translated from the exons ATGGCTCCTGCGCGACCACCAAGTCGACATGGCGGCTTATCGTCGCGCGACGAGGTCAACGATAACAACGACAACTCCCACGTCGCACCCATGACGACACacgaccagactccaaattTGCCCCGACGAGCACCTCCGAGGAGAGCAAATACCGACCCTGTACACCAGCCCGGCGTCGTGCGGTCGGTGTCTTTCTCAGAAGACTCGAATAGGCGGTCACACGTGGACTCGACGAGACGGCTTGGCCACGACCAGCATGTGCTGCTTACGATTCCGTCGAGAGATCCCGACGCCGAAATGGGGTCTGCATCCGACAATGCTGATAAGCATACAGACAAGACGACCTCTGCCGAGACCACAAGACCCGTGCGCGACAAGGCGACTGAGACGTTGAGAGATTCCATTCGGCGATTTCGACCCggcaagaagagaaaggacAACACGAACAAGAGGCTGCGGAAGCCGTCGTGGAAGGATGCATTCAAGGCCTTTCTTGTTGCTGTATATCAAAAAATCATCATCGAGTGCTTGTTACGGAGGAAGCCGATCCCGCCGAGCGTCGATGGGCGACACATTCCCATAAACTCAACCGATGCGCTAATTGACGAGCGGAGCCAACGGCCGTACATTAGCAACTTTATTCGGTCTTCGCGATATACGGCCTACGACTTTGTGCCCAAGCAGTTGCTGTTTCAGTTTAGCAAGCTGGGTAACTTTTACTTTTTGGTCATGGGCATCTTGCAGATGATTCCTGGCTTGAGTACTGTTGGACGATGGACGACTATTGTGCCGTTGGGCATCTTCGTTGCGTTTAGTATGCTCAAGGAGGGATATGATGATTACCGGAGGTATCAGTTGGACAAGTCGGAAAATCGAAGCATGGCCTGGGTTCTGAACCACGGACGGCGACAAGGTTCTACTgaaaagaagcaagaaaagaagcaccACAAGGCGGCAGACACAAAAGGGCATGCTTCAAGTGGCGATGCTGACCTTGAGAGCGGCGTGAATgccaacgacgacgacggcaatTGGCTGCACGTGCAGTGGCAGCACGTCAAGGTTGGTGACGTGGTGAGACTGAGCCGAAACGATGGCGTGCCGGCAGACATGGTTTTGCTGCATGCTACGGGTCCCAATGGTGTTGCATACATTGAGACGATGGCTTTGGATGGCGAGACAAACCTAAAGAGTAAACAGGCGTGTCCTCTTCTTGCGGAGCGGTGCAACACCCTCGATGGCATCAAGTCGGCGCAAGCTACCATTGTTTCCGAAGACCCCAACATTGACCTGTACAGTTACGATGGCCGGGTTGCAGTTGGAGAAGAGACGCTGCCTTTGTCGTTGAACAATGTCGTCTATCGAGGATCTGTTCTTCGCAACACTACAGAGGCCATCGGTATCGTGGTCAACTCTGGAGAGGAGTGCAAGATTCGCATGAACGCCAACAAGAACGTTACCGCCAAGAAACCCGCCAtgcacaacatcatcaacaagatggTGCTTTTGCAAatcatcattgtcatcatgCTTGCCGTTGGATTTACAGTTGGATACTCTCTCTGGAAGAAGGATACCCAAGACCATTCCTTCTACCTCGTTTCCAGCGGCCAATGGAGTGCCAATGTGCCCTTTAAGGAAATCTTTTTCGGATACctcatcatgttcaacacACTTATTCCGCTGTCCCTGTACATCAGCATGGAAATCATCAAGATTGGCCAGCTGATTTTGCTTCAGGATGTCGACATGTACGACCCCGTAACAGACACTCCCATGGTGGCAAACACGACGACCATCTTGGAGAACCTGGGACAAGTAAGCTATGTATTCTCAGACAAAACTGGCACATTGACCGAAAACATCATGCGGTTCCGCAAGATGAGCGTTGCTGGTGTAGCCTTTCTGCACGACATGGACGTGCAACGGGATGAGGATgtcaagcagaagaagattgagGCTGCCACATGGAGTCGTCGCAACAAGGGCAAACAATCGCAACAGGTTGTGCCATTGTCGCCGCACAAGGCCAAGTTCTTTGACCACCacgatgaagatgacattctagaagaagacgaggaagatgatcGCCCCGCACCGCCCAAGAGAACGGCATCCGTTGCGAGTGCATCGCATTGGAAATCGACGGTACGACCGAATGAGGAGCCTGAAATCAAGACGGAGGAGTTGCTGGACTACATTCGGCGAAAGCCAAACACCGTCTTCTCCCGAAAGGCGAAGCACTTTTTGCTGTGTATTGCCTTGTGCCACACTTGCTTGCCTGAGAAGCAGGATGGCGACGACATTTCTTTCCAAGCTGCTTCCCCTGATGAACTGGCCTTGGTTGAAGCCGCTCGTGAcatgggctggctgatgaTTGACCGCCCGGCGCAGACGATCAAGCTGCAGTCGCGAGATGAGAAAGGCACCCTCCAAGTCGAGTCATATCAAGTCTTGGATGTGATTGAATTCAGCAGCAAGCGGAAGAGGAtgtccatcatcatcagaatGCCCGATGGCCGTATTTGCGTCTTCTGCAAGGGCGCGGATAACGTCATCACGTCTCGACTCAAGTTAAGTCATTTGGCCgagcaaaaggcaaaggatATTGGGCGAAGGGCTAGTATGCGCAAGACATTTGAGCAGGACAAGGCTCGAACGCGAATGAGCATGGCCAGCGGAAGAGGTACGCCAAGAACGAGTCTTGCCCTGAAGCGAGGcgaatcaattgatcgatTGGAGAGCCTGCGACGTAGCATCGGCAGACTATCAACCGACATGAACAGGCTTTCGCACTCGGAGGGTGTAAGTTCCTGGTTGGCTCGACGAGAAACTGAGGAGCTGGGCACGCCTCGAGCTTCGATGGAGGTGTCGCGCAATGGACGACCTAGCCTTGGCAAAGCGCCGTCGTTTGTGGAGAATGCAGACCATCGAATTGACGAGTCTATTGCTGCAAATGAAGCCGCTGTTTTTGAGCACTGCTTCCAGCATGTTGATGACTTTGCGTCTGAGGGTTTGCGAACACTGCTCTACGCCTATCGGTACATTGAAGAGGATTCATATGCTTCATGGAAGGAACTGTACCGTGAGGCTGAGACTAGCCTCGTCAACCGCCAGGAGCTGATTGAGGAAGCTGGCGAGATTATTGAGCAAAAGTTTGAGCTCGCTGGTGCAACTGCCATTGAAGATAAGCTGCAAGATGGTGTGCCAGAGACCATTGACAAGCTTCGACGAGCAAATATCAAGGTTTGGATGCTTACGGGTGACAAGCGTGAGACGGCCATCAATATCGGCCATTCTGCCCGTGTTTGCAAACCATTCTCGGAAGTCTACATCCTCGATGGTACCTTGGGTAATCTCCAAGATACCATGACTGCCACCCTCAACGACGTCTGCCGCGGCATGGTTCCCCATTCAGTTGTCGTGGTGGATGGCCAAACGCTGGCAACCATCGACGCATCCGACGACCTTGCCGTGCTCTTCTACGACCTCGTCCTGCGAGTCGACTCCGTCATCTGCTGCCGCGCATCTCCATCGCAGAAGGCCAACCTCGTCACCTCGATCCGCCGCTTCATCCCATCCTCCATGACGCTTGCTATTGGCGACGGCGCCAACGACATTGGCATGATTCAATCGTCCCACGTGGGCATCGGCATTTCGGGTCGCGAGGGCCTCCAGGCCTCTCGCATATCAGACTATTCCATCGCCCAGTTCCGCTTCCTTCAGCAACTACTCTTCGTCCACGGCCGCTGGAACTACCTCCGCACAGGAAAATACGTCCTCGCCACGTTCTGGAAGGAAATCCTCTTCTTCCTAGTGCAGGCCCACTTTCAACGGTTCAACGGATACTCGGGCACTTCGCTCTTTGAGTCGTGGAGTCTAACAGTGTTTAATAGCCTGTTCACTTCGCTTCCCGTCATCTTGCTGGGTATCTTCGAAAAGGACCTGAGTGCCGAGACGTTGCTTGCCGTGCCGGAGCTGTACACGTTTGGACAGCAGAACAGGGGCTTCAGCTTCAAGCAGTACTTTGGATGGGTGTTTATGGGCACGGTGGGGAGCTTTGTCATTTATTATTTCACATTTGGCGAGTATTGGAGCGCGTTGTTTTCTGTGGATACGAGTTTGTACGCCATGGGAGCGGTGTGCTTTACCGTTGGTGTGATTTTCATCAACGTGAAGTTACT AATTCTGGAGCTACACTGCAAAACGGTAATCACCTTTGGAggcttcatcatctccattgcGGGTTGGTTCCTGTGGTGCCTCATCCTCTCGGCCATGTACCCTAAGAAAGTAGGCAAGGATATGGTCCGCCGCGGCTTTCTCGACAACTTTAGCCGCCAATTATCATGGTGGACGACGCTGCTTGTCGCACTGGCTACGCTCGTGGTGATGGATTTGGTGGTCCAGGGAGTAAGGCGTGTGTACTGGCCTACGGACCAGGATCTCATGCAGCGTATCGAGAAGGATAGTAGTGCGAGGCGAGCGTTGCGCGAACATGCCGCTTTGCGGGAGCAGGGAGCGggggatgatgttgagatgcAGGATTTGATGGTGCAGAGGGGGATGGGcgaggagggcaagaagagTGGATTGTAG
- a CDS encoding zinc alcohol dehydrogenase (similar to Beauveria bassiana ARSEF 2860 XP_008599136.1): MTTRLWTFSSRGPPSTVLSFTTTPTPTLPPSLPLPRDSPLPEEWILIKVAFAGLNIGAIFQMTLIPTFLRAATCTPEMDLSGTITDVWHPDPQQTPRFQKGDKVVAMLPASHALATGTGALAEYIAIPAKYAVRKPEDVSFADAAGCLLTGMTAAQMVEESGAKKGDRVLVVAASGGIGTMVVGKNGDLVKSLGADEVVDYTQHKHLPYHLKATFSSKPFDTIIDTLGFHAIYAHSPAYLVQGGIYSSAGIKPPSFDVPDFLRAVIQMKLNEWWPVSRWLGGVGRLWKGVSMMSPTLADRERIVAMLGRGDVKVVRDSVWPLDEADKAYEKLGGRHARGKVMVRVDRDVGDDEC; the protein is encoded by the exons atgacaaCCCGCCTCTGGACATTCTCCTCCCGCGGCCCCCCCTCCACCGTCCTCTCCTTCacaacaaccccaacaccaaccctccctccatccctccccctcccccGCGACTCACCCCTCCCCGAAGAATGGATCCTCATCAAAGTCGCCTTCGCGGGCCTCAACATCGGCGCCATCTTCCAAATGACACTCATCCCAACCTTTCTCCGCGCCGCAACCTGCACCCCCGAAATGGACCTCAGCGGCACCATCACCGACGTCTGGCACCCCGACCCGCAACAAACTCCACGCTTCCAAAAGGGCGATAAAGTCGTCGCCATGCTGCCCGCCTCTCATGCCCTCGCCACGGGGACGGGCGCCCTCGCAGAATACATCGCCATTCCGGCCAAGTACGCCGTCCGCAAACCCGAGGATGTGAGCTTCGCCGACGCAGCGGGCTGTCTGCTGACGGGGATGACGGCCGCGCAGATGGTGGAGGAGTCGGGCGCCAAGAAGGGGGATAGGGTGCTCGTTGTGGCGGCGAGTGGAGGGATAGGTACCATGGTTGT TGGCAAGAATGGGGATTTGGTTAAGAGTCTGGGCGCAGATGAG GTGGTTGACTACACGCAGCATAAACACCTACCATACCACCTAAAAGCAACCTTTTCTTCCAAACCGTtcgacaccatcatcgacacGCTCGGATTCCACGCTATATACGCTCACTCACCGGCGTATCTCGTCCAAGGGGGCATCTACTCCTCCGCCGGGATAAAACCCCCGTCCTTTGACGTCCCCGACTTCTTGCGCGCTGTCATCCAGATGAAACTGAATGAGTGGTGGCCCGTAAGCAGATGGCTCGGCGGCGTAGGCCGCCTGTGGAAAGGCGTGTCCATGATGTCGCCTACCCTCGCCGACAGGGAGAGGATCGTCGCCATGCTGGGGAGGGGGGACGTCAAGGTTGTGAGGGATAGTGTTTGGCCGTTGGACGAGGCGGACAAGGCGTATGAGAAGCTGGGGGGACGGCATGCGAGGGGGAaggtgatggtgagggtTGATagagatgttggtgatgacgagTGCTAG